In one window of Cellulophaga sp. HaHa_2_95 DNA:
- a CDS encoding leucine-rich repeat domain-containing protein: MEPKTVLLLLAIIALLAGGYTIYASIKNKHKDYSHRKLKHRIIQNVLGVDGARIFYGFLGIGLIIFGGFILFQFYVKPNLGNEYNNKTDQFTLVSKTLSTGDYTMTSSTTSTLKQLESSLRITGEEKLQDYVSADFSNNYLNQIPEIVWKMKNLKRMDFTYNNITEIDLTQLSKMDSLTTIILSNNPISTAKIKTLKANTNLEIIH; encoded by the coding sequence ATGGAACCGAAAACCGTACTGCTCTTACTCGCCATAATTGCGCTACTCGCTGGTGGCTATACCATCTATGCCTCCATTAAAAATAAGCATAAAGACTATTCGCATCGAAAACTAAAACATAGAATTATTCAAAATGTCTTAGGCGTAGATGGTGCTAGAATTTTTTATGGCTTTTTAGGCATAGGACTTATTATTTTCGGGGGCTTTATTTTGTTTCAATTCTATGTAAAACCCAACCTAGGAAACGAATACAATAACAAAACAGACCAATTTACTTTAGTTTCTAAAACGCTTAGTACGGGAGACTACACCATGACCTCTAGTACAACGAGTACTTTAAAACAATTAGAATCAAGTCTAAGAATTACTGGAGAAGAAAAATTACAAGACTATGTTTCGGCAGATTTCAGTAATAATTACCTCAACCAGATTCCTGAAATTGTTTGGAAGATGAAAAATCTAAAGCGGATGGACTTCACCTACAATAATATAACGGAGATAGATCTCACTCAACTCTCAAAAATGGACAGTTTAACCACAATTATTCTAAGCAACAACCCTATTTCTACTGCTAAAATTAAAACCTTAAAAGCCAACACAAACCTTGAAATCATACACTAA
- a CDS encoding glycohydrolase toxin TNT-related protein (This protein contains a domain related to Tuberculosis Necrotizing Toxin, which is the C-terminal effector domain of outer membrane channel protein CpnT, and which has a lethal NAD+-glycohydrolase activity.) — MKFDAKKFDWLINESILTFNLGADLLMHYHNPEAVEDKHDPSWQNQAVYFWYEKEPFERKSLPDEFDSFEKQVFMINQIPEGIKIKSGEAMPWFGKPGGGTKLFFSYLDNPITLEEAYKLNAISYVEKVPLTIDNLGILQDRDNYRFITEKGITFDGSLPVFEGKKVSLSELYAAGKMSILKLK, encoded by the coding sequence ATGAAATTTGATGCTAAAAAATTTGATTGGTTGATTAATGAGTCGATTCTCACCTTTAATCTAGGTGCAGATCTTCTGATGCATTACCACAACCCCGAAGCGGTAGAAGACAAGCATGATCCTTCATGGCAGAACCAAGCAGTTTATTTTTGGTATGAAAAGGAACCTTTTGAACGGAAATCACTTCCTGATGAATTTGATAGTTTTGAAAAACAGGTGTTTATGATCAATCAAATTCCCGAGGGCATAAAAATAAAATCGGGAGAAGCAATGCCCTGGTTTGGCAAGCCTGGTGGTGGTACAAAATTGTTCTTTTCTTATTTAGACAATCCTATTACCTTAGAAGAAGCTTATAAACTAAATGCCATTAGTTATGTTGAAAAAGTACCTTTAACGATAGATAATCTGGGGATTCTTCAAGACCGTGATAATTATAGGTTTATTACGGAAAAAGGAATCACTTTTGATGGTTCTTTACCAGTCTTTGAAGGAAAAAAAGTATCCTTATCAGAATTGTATGCCGCAGGAAAAATGAGCATCCTTAAATTAAAATAA
- a CDS encoding DUF2931 family protein has translation MKKKHLLNIVFTTITLVLIGLIIAKNTAIQNSGKYYYVFSESHPSEYPILELNNSYFIENDTDSTKLNFISGDNELNGFHSYWTSKPYLVKHNNEPKFLPQGIFIKYFDLRTKKQYTDSIFLPKKEIAQVFNYAEEHKLLKIINTKENNNPNMGLEFLLGIANDGNIIFWLIGENFEKEFYRKKIEPVQDSLMLNDSIYKQEKNHLNEFLTEMDPKTRQAIRNIPESKAQYKDSIPYYFNNYILKLE, from the coding sequence ATGAAGAAAAAACACCTCTTAAATATTGTTTTTACAACAATTACATTGGTCCTAATCGGTTTAATTATAGCCAAAAACACTGCAATTCAGAATTCAGGAAAATATTATTATGTCTTTTCAGAATCTCATCCTTCAGAGTATCCCATTTTAGAGTTAAACAATTCATATTTTATTGAAAATGATACTGACAGTACTAAATTAAATTTCATATCGGGAGACAATGAACTAAATGGTTTTCATTCCTATTGGACAAGTAAACCTTATTTGGTAAAACATAATAATGAACCTAAATTTTTACCTCAAGGTATATTTATAAAGTATTTTGATTTGAGAACCAAAAAGCAATATACGGACAGCATCTTTTTACCAAAAAAAGAAATAGCACAGGTTTTTAACTATGCAGAAGAACATAAGTTATTGAAAATTATCAATACTAAAGAGAATAATAACCCTAATATGGGATTGGAATTTCTTCTTGGTATTGCCAATGATGGGAATATTATTTTTTGGCTAATTGGAGAAAATTTCGAAAAAGAATTTTATAGAAAAAAAATTGAACCCGTCCAAGACTCTTTAATGTTGAATGATTCAATCTATAAACAAGAGAAAAATCATCTTAATGAATTTCTGACGGAAATGGACCCTAAAACCAGGCAAGCAATCAGAAATATTCCGGAATCAAAAGCTCAATACAAAGATAGTATCCCTTATTATTTTAATAATTACATACTCAAATTAGAATAA
- a CDS encoding RluA family pseudouridine synthase: MGIFSAALTKSALKKAIKKKYITINGTVATTATFIHGGERIELFIPKKTTASKTLIFPLKVLFEDDYLAIIYKPAGILVSGNSFKTIANALVQNLSPSALPDATKPQPVHRLDYATTGILLAGKTSSSIRALNKMFEDKKVAKTYFAVTIGTMNAEGEISTTIDDKPSCSTYSVIASAPSERFGMLNLVQLDPKTGRRHQLRKHLASIGNPILGDKEYGTASLILNGKGMYLHAYSLQFIHPFTEKEMNLTANFPERFKKLFPVDTATK; encoded by the coding sequence GTGGGAATATTTAGTGCTGCCTTGACCAAATCTGCCTTAAAAAAAGCGATCAAAAAAAAGTACATTACTATTAATGGTACCGTAGCAACTACCGCTACCTTTATTCATGGCGGCGAGCGTATAGAATTATTCATTCCTAAAAAAACTACTGCGAGCAAAACATTAATTTTCCCCTTAAAGGTCCTGTTTGAAGATGATTATTTGGCCATTATTTACAAACCAGCAGGTATTTTAGTAAGCGGTAATAGCTTTAAAACCATTGCGAATGCACTGGTGCAAAATCTTAGTCCTAGCGCCCTCCCTGATGCTACAAAACCACAACCAGTGCATCGCTTAGACTATGCTACCACCGGTATTTTATTAGCTGGAAAAACAAGCAGTAGCATCCGTGCTTTAAACAAGATGTTTGAAGATAAAAAAGTAGCTAAAACCTACTTTGCCGTAACCATAGGCACTATGAATGCGGAAGGAGAAATAAGCACTACAATAGATGACAAACCATCTTGCTCTACATACTCCGTGATAGCATCCGCGCCTTCTGAACGCTTTGGTATGCTTAATTTAGTACAGTTAGATCCTAAAACAGGACGAAGGCATCAATTGCGCAAACACCTTGCTAGTATTGGAAACCCCATTTTAGGAGATAAAGAATATGGCACAGCATCCTTAATTTTGAATGGTAAAGGCATGTACCTACACGCCTACTCCTTGCAGTTCATTCATCCGTTTACGGAAAAAGAAATGAACTTAACAGCTAATTTCCCAGAGCGATTCAAGAAATTATTTCCAGTGGATACTGCGACTAAATAG